Within Styela clava chromosome 8, kaStyClav1.hap1.2, whole genome shotgun sequence, the genomic segment TGGATCGTTCTTGGCTCAATCTGATCGACACTTCGTTGTTGCAAAAGTTTTAGAAAAAACTGTGGATTTGAACTTGTCATCGATAAGATATATGAATGATGATATTTTGAACAAGTTTTATTCTTTGTGCCCGAGTTTGTCTTCAATCAAATTAGCATGttgcaatattttattcagGTGAGTAAAAAGTTAATGTTGCAAATAAATGTGTTGTTTCCTATGAAAGTAGTTTCCCAGCTCCCAGCGTTTTCTCAATTCACTTCAAATTTCTTAAAAgtttatatatgaataaatatcaattggttagccagttatttgtttcagatgcaggGACTTGATTAGGGAGATGCTATATATTACTCTATCATATTCTTCCGAGCACATATTACTTTATGAGTCATCACAAAAATGAGTCAATAATAAAAAGttgttattttctatttttctacTTTTCAGTGAATTTGGAAGCACTCAACGATTTGCATTAACATTCCCTTGTATTGTACAATTGGCATCTGCACGGTGTTCAACTCTAACTCGAATTGATTTGAGTCGTACTGGAATCACAAATTCGGCTTTGGCCAAATTATCTTCCATTAAAGGGTTGAAACTAAAAGAAGTTGTGCTCAAGAATTGTCGGTGAGAtagaaaaatcataattttgGGTATTTACTGTAGTTAATTTATAGTGGACTATTCTAAATCGAGTATTGCCAGATGATTTTCTTTAGACAAAATCTAAAAGTGAGGATTCTGAAAATGCTGCTTTCAAATTGTTCTATCCTAAAAATTTGCCGTTTTTGAGTTGGATCTTTCTATCgaatttttgaaacaaaatttggcATACGTTGTTATTTTACAGCAAAGTATGCCAACTTAATTTATTCTAAATCAGATTCATtaacaaatttcatattttgctaTGTGAACTGATatagtttttgttattgagtatgTTGATTTAAACACTTTCTcctaaaaaaatatgcaaattgatgcaatgtcaaaaattttacatgatgataatatttgattttgattgCCTTCCAGTGGAGTTTATAAGTTAACAAGTATCTTTTTTatctaatacaaatataatatgtTCTATTTTTTTTCAGCAATCTAAACTCAATGGTTCAAAATTATACATCAATTAATATAAGATAAATAAactgattattttttatttgacttttagCGAACTGGGTGATGCCGGAGTTAGTTCATTAGCTAAACAACAGCAAGATTTGAGAGTTATTGATATTCGTAGTTGCTGTGAAGTTGGTAATGCAGGTGTTTCAGCAATTTGTACCTCCTCTCATAATTTGAGGGAGTTGTATCTCGCTAAGTGCAGAAAGGTGAGTTAACTTATAATTTGAATTGGTAAAACTAAATTTGCTGAAACATttagtgaatttttttcatgaGGTGTTTCTCACCTTCAATATAAACTAGGCTCTGAACAAGCAACATGTTAGGAGCTAGTACACTTGGAATTCGGAGGTTCCCACACAATTTAACTACCTTATATCCTTCCATATAAGCCGATCTCGCATATAAGTCTATCCCCTAAAAATGGCCCTAAAACGGTGAATTTCCTCAAAATACGAATATAAGCCAACCCCTACAAATCGTACGCTCTTATCGTGAGAAAACATAGTTTGAGTTGTAGCTGTTGAGATTAAGTAAGCATAATatcatttcgtttgagtgcgATCAAATTTATTCGAGTATAGTTTGTCACCTTTTCATTTGAGTTTTGAACTTGGCCTATATTCAAGGATATATGGTATACCATGAGACATATGGTCAGATTTAATATGTGGTAGAgatgaatacattttgaaagtttggtttaattaaatttcatttgtatttttataaatggATTTATTCGTCAGGTAATTTTTTAGCCAATGTAATTTTTCTTGGAACATTGTATGCATTAGCTAAATGACtctattataaaaaatatacccttttaattttattattattttgaataattttaggTAACAGACATATCAGCATCAAAGATTTCATTTTTGGAAAAGTTAGAAATTCTTGATATATCTGAATGTTATGATATAACCACGACAAGTATTTCTGTAATTCTGACTCTGCTTACTGCACTTTCTACCTTGATTGCAAAGTATGAACATGTTTATATATTACTCTATTGAAAACTAAAAAGTGTTATGACCTATGAGTAAAGATATTAAATGAATGACAAttatttatgtgttttttaACTTATATTAATATATCTGGTGTTTAGAacttttttattcttattttctgtggtattttttattttacagtggGTGTAATTTTGCAAAGTTTCATACCTGGATATCTAAAAACCAGCAACAGAATGAAATCAGgtaaattctaatatttaagctaAATAATCAAATGCTGACATTTGATTATTCATACAATCAATGTTGTAAATGGTAATAAGTTGTCTCATGTTCACagtttaatgtttatttatcaGCAAATGGTTACAACTTACAATTTGTACCATTTGAAGCCTAATTATTTTCAGGCTGAGATTTGATACTGCTTACTCATAGGAAATGTTCCATCCATTTTTTAATCTTCCATAAGTGGTATTTAATCATTCCAATCAACTATGATCATGCATATGGGGAATTTGCAAAACTGCTCTTTTCTAATAGAACAAAATACTATTATTGCCAAGTTTTGTTATATTAAATCGTAACTCATAGCTACAATCAATTGACTgaatttacatttaaaattacatattatttgtatattttgcttGAGTCAATCTATTGACCATATCCcaattacattttatattcagtGAGAAAAAAGTTCCACTGAGTCTTATTCCAAAAGATTGCTTCCAGTATTTAAACCTCACTAAGCTGAGCATCAATTCTGGAAAACATGTAACAGATTTAACTATTCAggtattagtgtttttcaattttattcaataaaaaaaaattcagctgACCACTTATAAAACTCCAAACGGCAAATTTATTCCAGCCTTTATTAGCCTTTTCACTTTGGACTTTACTTATTGTAAAAAAACCTTAGGTTGGCAATTTCTTTTGGAAAGATTAGTAGTATTCTGTCACTCAAACATTAGTTACCTAAAATTTTATACCCACTCGAAAATCTTAATTAGCCACCATGGTTAGGGATTAAGTTTTGAATAGTTTAAATTTAAATCTATTTTCAAGTCAGAATTTTCCTATTTCCAATTTCTAATATACAGAATCTGACTCTATGCAGTACAACAACATACTGTTTTTAACTATTTGATTTGAACGAACTATAGGATTATTTGTGATTGAATCatattattgaattaaaaaaaatacattcaatGGATGCATTAGATGGCTTCGAAAGAACGTccaatatttatattacagaAGGAATAAATACTTTGCAATTgtgttataatatattttacttgatTGAATGAGAGCTTATATACCTAATCTGTTGAGAGACACTTTGATTACTTTTAACTAAGTTTGTTTTTTCAACTCTACTTTAAGAGCATATTTGTGTATCTCACAAATCTTGAACAACTATCCTTATCCTGGTGCCACTATATCACTGACAGAGGATTGCTTGGACTCAACATTACTATAACTGATGGAATGACTTTTCCAAACGTTAAAGACACAGAAGGTAATATAATATTGTTATCTTAGTGGTTTGCAACCTGGTTTtcatggaaatttttgttgttgttatgaaggtgtttttgctctgaacaaaggTCTGTAGAAGCAGCCATAAATATGTAGAGATCTACTACCAGAATCTCTGTAGTCTGACGTTGCTTACTCAATAATTTGCTT encodes:
- the LOC120345839 gene encoding uncharacterized protein LOC120345839 isoform X2, whose amino-acid sequence is MMDNLPIEIWSEILKYLNLADRRECALVCKKFYEASLDPDLHWKSTYIFDAQALLPQDEFTEAAFDNQIYCKSPNLYINGLDENINVKPLLNPQNGHMSLLGPHVVRLSLKGSSILESSFVEILNKCDSLESLDITSCNAMFMSGSFLAQSDRHFVVAKVLEKTVDLNLSSIRYMNDDILNKFYSLCPSLSSIKLACCNILFSEFGSTQRFALTFPCIVQLASARCSTLTRIDLSRTGITNSALAKLSSIKGLKLKEVVLKNCRELGDAGVSSLAKQQQDLRVIDIRSCCEVGNAGVSAICTSSHNLRELYLAKCRKVTDISASKISFLEKLEILDISECYDITTTSISVILTLLTALSTLIANGCNFAKFHTWISKNQQQNEISEKKVPLSLIPKDCFQYLNLTKLSINSGKHVTDLTIQSIFVYLTNLEQLSLSWCHYITDRGLLGLNITITDGMTFPNVKDTEVDWSEVDVKSSLPERGITRLRKLQRLSMSNCPNVTDESLVRIFCVGQPVFPKMEHLELNMMQRSITNDVVNGITIGCPLLTYLAMSGSNISNDGVAGITQRLHRLEKLDLSNCDNITPKFFHGLIKNNRWLRELDISSCKQIPESSADKLKKSLPLLARVHTRYSGV
- the LOC120345839 gene encoding uncharacterized protein LOC120345839 isoform X3; protein product: MMDNLPIEIWSEILKYLNLADRRECALVCKKFYEASLDPDLHWKSTYIFDAQALLPQDEFTEAAFDNQIYCKSPNLYINGLDENINVKPLLNPQNGHMSLLGPHVVRLSLKGSSILESSFVEILNKCDSLESLDITSCNAMFMSGSFLAQSDRHFVVAKVLEKTVDLNLSSIRYMNDDILNKFYSLCPSLSSIKLACCNILFSEFGSTQRFALTFPCIVQLASARCSTLTRIDLSRTGITNSALAKLSSIKGLKLKEVVLKNCRELGDAGVSSLAKQQQDLRVIDIRSCCEVGNAGVSAICTSSHNLRELYLAKCRKVTDISASKISFLEKLEILDISECYDITTTSISVILTLLTALSTLIANGCNFAKFHTWISKNQQQNEISEKKVPLSLIPKDCFQYLNLTKLSINSGKHVTDLTIQSIFVYLTNLEQLSLSWCHYITDRGLLGLNITITDGMTFPNVKDTEAHILSTGRYSRNHSRIGFLGSPGAEYISYVDWSEVDVKSSLPERGITRLRKLQRLSMSNCPNVTDESLVRIFCVGQPVFPKMEHLELNMMQRSITNDVVNGITIGCPLLTYLAMSGSNISNDGVAGITQRLHRLEKLDLSNCDNITPKLNSRYESMISPQYCHYKQ